TGGGCGACCCGGAGCTGGAAACGCTCGCCTCGATGTTCGACGAGATCCCCTTCGCGACGGGTGACTCCCTCTGCCGGGAGGACGAGGCCGCGCACGGCGTGTTCCTCGTCGCGAGCGGTGAGGTGGAGGTGGACTTCGGCGGCATCTACGAACGCGCGGTGCTGGGCCGGGGCGCCCTGCTCGGCCACCACGACCTGTTCTTCAAGGCCCGCACCACGTCCGTCACGGCGCTCAGCGACGACGTCGTGGTGCTCTACCTGGACCACTACCGGTACCAGAGCTTCCTGTACGCCTTCCCCGAGGTGCTGATGCTCATGATGTCGGACCTGGTCACGCGGTGGGAGCAACTGGAGAGCGCCCTCGGTTCGGCAACCCTGCCCACCGCCCGGAGGGACACGGGCGCGGCCTAGTCGCTCAGGACGGCAGCCATTCGCCGGGCAACAACGACTCCACCAGACCGGCACACGCAATCAGGGCCTCGTTCCATTCCTGGAAGGAGGCCCTGATCCGTACTGCCCTGGTGCGCTCGGCAGGATTCGAACCTGCAACCTTCTGATCCGTAGTCAGATGCTCTATCCGTTGAGCTACGAGCGCATCGTTCTTCAGTTGTCACCCGGCCGAGACCGGGTGTTGCGGAGGCTCCGGGATTTGAACCCGGGATGGGCGATAAACCCAAACCGCATTAGCAGTGCGGCGCCATAGACCAGACTAGGCGAAGCCTCCCGGAGCCCTCGGCTACGACGCATAGATTACACATGCCCCCGCCGGTCAAGCAAAACGCCCCCCTCCTAACTGCATCCGGCCTGGTCAAGGGGGGTGCAGTTGGGGCAGGGGGGCGTCTTGAGGGGGGTCAGGAGGGCGAGACGTGAGGTTCGTCTCGTGCCAGGTCGAGGAATGGCGTCAGGGCGGCCGGGTTGCGGAGGGCGTCCAGGCTGACGGCGCGCTCCGGCGGGGTGCCGGCCAGGATCTTCTTCACCGGCACCTCGCACTTCTTGCCGTTCAGGGTCCTGGGGATCTCCTGAACGGCCACGAAGCGGTTCGGCACGTGCCGCGGGGACAGGTTGGTCCTCAGCTCCGAGCGCAGGGTCGGTTCGAGGTCGGCCAGGGTGACGCCCTGGTCCAGGACCAGGAAGCACAGCAGCTCGCCGTCCGCCTGCCCCGCTCCGGACGTGTCGATGACGAGGGAGTCCGCGACGCCCTCCAATCCCTCGACCACGCGGTAGAACTCGCTGGTGCCCATCCGCACCCCGCCGCGGTTGAGGGTGGAGTCGCTCCGGCCGTAGATGACGGCCGAGCCGCGGTCCGTGAGGCGGATCCAGTCGCCGTGCCGCCAGACGCCCTCGAACGTGCTGAAGTACGCCTCACGCAGCTTCGAGCCGTCCTCGTCACCCCAGAAGAACACCGGCATGGACGGCATCGGTTCGGTGATCACCAGTTCGCCCACCTGCTCGACCACCGGCTGCCCGTCCTCGGAGTACGCCGCGACGGCGGCGCCCAGGGCGCGGCACGACAGCTCGCCCAGCCAGACCGGCAGGTCGGGGGCCGCCCCGACGAACGCCGTGCACAGGTCGGTCCCGCCGGACACCGAGGCGATCTGGACGCCCGCGCCGACCTCCGCCGCGATCCAGCGGAAGCCCTCGGGGGTCAGGGGCGCGCCGGTGGACCCGACCACCCGCAACGCCGACAGGTCGTACCGGGCGGCCGGGTGGACGTCCTCCTTCAGGCACGACTGGATGTACGGCGCGGACGTGCCGAAGTAGGTCACGCGGTGCTGCTCGGCCAGGTGCCACAGCACGTTCAGGTCGGGGTGGGCGGGGCTGCCGTCGAACAGCACGACGGTCGAGCCGACCAGCAGGCCGGAGACGAGGAAGTTCCACATCATCCAGCCGGTGGTGGTGAACCAGAAGAACCGGTCGCCGGGGCCGAGGTCGCTGTGCAGCGCCAGCATCTTCAGGTGTTCGAGGACGATCCCCCCGTGCCCCTGCACGATGCCCTTCGGCAGCCCCGTGGTGCCGGACGAGTAGAGCACCCACAGCGGGTGGTCGAACGGCACTGGTTCGAAGGCCAGGTCGGCGTCGGCGTGCTCGGCCAGCAGGGCGTCCCAGGTGACCGCTCCCGGCAGCGGGGTCCCGCCGACGTAGTCGATCATCACGGTGGCGCGCAGGGACGGGATGCGCGCCCTCAGCTCCTCCACCGCCGGCCGCACGTCGAACGCCCGGCCGTTGTACCGGTAGCCGTCGACGGTCACCAGCACGGTCGGCGCGATCTGGGCGAACCGGTCCGCGACGGCCCGCGCGCCGAAGTCCGGCGAGCACGACGACCAGGTCGCGCCGAGCGACGCCGCCGCCAGGAACGCGATCAGCGCCTCCGGCGAGTTCGGCACGAGCGCCACCACGCGGTCACCGGGCCGCACGCCCAGCGCGGCGAAGCCGGCGCGCACGGCGGCCACCCGGCGGCGCAGCTCGCCGTAGGTCAGCTGGGACGCCAGCCCGTCCTCGCGGTGGAACACCACCGCCAGGTCGCCGTCCGCGCCCCTCAGCGCGTGCTCCGCGTAGTTCAGCGTGGCGCCGGGGAACCAGGACGCCCCCGGCATCACCGGGGCCTCCAGGACCCGCGTGGGCGCGCTGTGGAACACCACCCCGAAGAACTCGGCGACAGCGCCCCAGAACCCCTCCAGGTCGGACGTGGACCACTCCCACAGCGACGGGTAGTCGGGGAGGTCCAAACCCTTCGACGAGGCCAGCCAGGAGCGGAACGCGGCCATCCGGCTGTCGCCGACCCGATCGGGGTCCGGGCGCCACAGGACTTCCGCCTCGCCGGCGGCGGTGCCGGCACGCATCTCGGTCATACCTGAAGTTCCTAGCCGATCGGACGGCCGGTAACCACAGTCGGCAACCACACACCGGGTCAG
This genomic window from Saccharothrix sp. HUAS TT1 contains:
- a CDS encoding acetoacetate--CoA ligase, encoding MTEMRAGTAAGEAEVLWRPDPDRVGDSRMAAFRSWLASSKGLDLPDYPSLWEWSTSDLEGFWGAVAEFFGVVFHSAPTRVLEAPVMPGASWFPGATLNYAEHALRGADGDLAVVFHREDGLASQLTYGELRRRVAAVRAGFAALGVRPGDRVVALVPNSPEALIAFLAAASLGATWSSCSPDFGARAVADRFAQIAPTVLVTVDGYRYNGRAFDVRPAVEELRARIPSLRATVMIDYVGGTPLPGAVTWDALLAEHADADLAFEPVPFDHPLWVLYSSGTTGLPKGIVQGHGGIVLEHLKMLALHSDLGPGDRFFWFTTTGWMMWNFLVSGLLVGSTVVLFDGSPAHPDLNVLWHLAEQHRVTYFGTSAPYIQSCLKEDVHPAARYDLSALRVVGSTGAPLTPEGFRWIAAEVGAGVQIASVSGGTDLCTAFVGAAPDLPVWLGELSCRALGAAVAAYSEDGQPVVEQVGELVITEPMPSMPVFFWGDEDGSKLREAYFSTFEGVWRHGDWIRLTDRGSAVIYGRSDSTLNRGGVRMGTSEFYRVVEGLEGVADSLVIDTSGAGQADGELLCFLVLDQGVTLADLEPTLRSELRTNLSPRHVPNRFVAVQEIPRTLNGKKCEVPVKKILAGTPPERAVSLDALRNPAALTPFLDLARDEPHVSPS